The Zingiber officinale cultivar Zhangliang chromosome 9A, Zo_v1.1, whole genome shotgun sequence genome window below encodes:
- the LOC122021134 gene encoding zinc finger protein ZAT12-like, which produces MKRFRVAAGGDVEMLDSMAHALMLLSHGRTGGAAGGEFFDASAPSAPARVFECKTCSRKFTSFQALGGHRASHKKPKIAASDGGWEATRPRVHECSICGLEFAIGQALGGHMRRHRVVIPEGLAQGAMADEGERRRRKTEEKRALPWLDLNVAPTPTAEVAAEAAASCRKKIFGFELVDTPSVAVDCFR; this is translated from the coding sequence ATGAAGAGATTTAGGGTTGCAGCAGGTGGAGACGTGGAGATGCTCGACAGCATGGCTCACGCGCTGATGCTGCTCTCGCACGGCCGCACGGGCGGCGCCGCAGGCGGAGAGTTCTTTGACGCCTCTGCGCCGTCGGCACCGGCGCGGGTCTTCGAGTGCAAGACGTGCAGCCGGAAGTTCACGTCGTTCCAGGCGCTCGGCGGGCACCGGGCGAGCCACAAGAAGCCGAAGATCGCTGCGAGTGATGGCGGCTGGGAGGCCACGAGGCCGAGGGTGCACGAGTGCTCCATTTGCGGCCTCGAGTTCGCCATCGGTCAAGCCCTCGGTGGCCACATGCGGCGCCACAGGGTGGTGATCCCCGAGGGATTGGCGCAGGGGGCGATGGCCGACGAGGGGGAGAGGCGGAGGAGGAAAACAGAGGAGAAGAGGGCGCTGCCGTGGCTGGACCTCAACGTGGCGCCGACGCCGACAGCAGAGGTAGCGGCGGAAGCCGCCGCCTCGTGCCGGAAGAAGATTTTTGGGTTTGAGCTTGTAGACACCCCGTCGGTGGCGGTGGATTGCTTCCGCTGA